The Plasmodium brasilianum strain Bolivian I chromosome 11, whole genome shotgun sequence nucleotide sequence ttaatgaaaaggaaataaaaagcTATGTTTTACTGTAATTATGTAATTGTGTAATTATACGTAAAACAAGCTTCTTcaatttgcatatataatgGGAACACACTACAATAAGATGTTTGTACATGAAACATATATCACACGACTATTcgctatgtatatatacacacatatgtatatgcatacttctacacaaatatatatacatattaatacaCGCAAAAGGAGCTTACCACAAATCCGTAAGCCTTTCATGGTCTTGACTATAATCGTCTATGTTTTTATTCTGCAATTCACTTTGTGTATCAAAAAAGTTATTGTCTTTCATATCATCTACTACTCCCAACTCTAACATATTTGTTACgtcaataatattttgataaatattattgtgATAACATGTTATAGCTGACGTTGTTCCGAAAAAGGCCAAAAGAGCTACTAATTGATATCGAACATCAGgattatgttttaaaataaaactttttaacggattaaagaaaaatttgcCACAACATTTAAGAGTTTTGTAAAtgttttctattatataatcaatataatatttgtatgaTCTTATATGTAATACAAAGTTATTATATCTGAAATTTTCCCCATAATATGAATtgtcatatgtatatatattatatttctcttTGTCCTTTACAACCCATTTGGGATGCTGTTTGCCACCACTAAATCGAATTTTACTTTTCAAGAAAAGTCGCACATTATTTAATCGCAactaaaaaggaaaaaaaaaacagtacATTAAATGTGTAAAAAGGTTgggaaaaaacagaaaaaaaaagaaaaattaaggtGAATTTTGTAGcactattttttcttttctcattttaccataatttgtaaaaagtATCAACATTAAAGTAAGAAAGTTTTCTTTTACGTAAGTATATTTGAATTATCTAAATATCTGAAggttactactattatatatttttaaaagagatggtggggaaaaaaaaaagctttttacacaatttttttccttcactTGTATATtcacatacatttatatgaatttacatacatttatatgaatttacatacatttatgtgAATTAGTgtacatttacatacatatacatccaaaggttaaaaaaaaaaaaaaaaaaaataaataaataatacaaataaaaaagctaAGGAAAATATACGTAGTTGAAGATTGtggaaattttattaaacaaaaaaaaaaaaaaaataaaagaaatgtgtcatatataaatgtattaatttacaaaaatggaataataatCTTAAGAACGgataagaattatttttatttacttgtACGCCgggtttatatatatatattgttttttttttttttttctttaatattctttatgcccttttaaaaattaattacacTTTTACAAGGTATGagtttgttaatattatacaattgcataaaattaatattactatttcttataataccattaattttataacaaaattaaggCACATTTTTGTAAGGaaagtattaaaaaaggataaaacaatttaaatgaattatattttatattgtattattgtaaataatttaaaaaaaaatgttaaattaattttattataatttattgtaGGATTCAGGTATATATTGCaaagaaagcaaaaaaaaaaaaaggaaaagaaaaagaaaaagaaaaaagaaatgtagtacataaaaaagaatcAATGTTTCAAATCCTTTTCGCAACAATACACTGTTACAGTATTTCGGACGTTTTTTTAGAGGTGTTATGCAAACTTCATTAGTCCCTTTTacacaaaattaatttatttagaTCTGCCATTGTGTAACATGCActtatgtacttatatatatatttacatatgtatatgcaggAGTTTCAAAGCTTTTcctatatatgtgtatatatgaaaaaaatagagaattGTTTTGAATTTAAATTAGAGTTTGAAATTATCCTACAAAGCGatgtaaattatatagtAGCAATTCTGTTACTATTCAAAAATGAGTTTGTTCGATTTTGCGTAATTTAAAAGagtaaaattatgtaatcatattttatatataaatatgttgcataaaaaagattataatATTGTTGATGATTagtaaaatagaataataaaataatcgaACAAAATACAAGCAAAGAATGTTGCATAAAATgagaataatttaatttaataaaaaatatattttatttttatcttataaTATCCTTTTCGTAAAATTTTCAGAGTTATAAGATTTAAAACTAT carries:
- a CDS encoding ATP synthase-associated protein codes for the protein MLRLNNVRLFLKSKIRFSGGKQHPKWVVKDKEKYNIYTYDNSYYGENFRYNNFVLHIRSYKYYIDYIIENIYKTLKCCGKFFFNPLKSFILKHNPDVRYQLVALLAFFGTTSAITCYHNNIYQNIIDVTNMLELGVVDDMKDNNFFDTQSELQNKNIDDYSQDHERLTDLWEKALKDATQKNNFNELCKYLIIKEDEPIVRFKPKHIWRYNMIPYGENNPDTQTFPIPSYEKPFRSFALNFTYNNLSGNWGDYIDRRDNKGSLLRPSRYMFTDVLIPATK